Proteins from one Mesoplodon densirostris isolate mMesDen1 chromosome 1, mMesDen1 primary haplotype, whole genome shotgun sequence genomic window:
- the SPMIP5 gene encoding LOW QUALITY PROTEIN: sperm-associated microtubule inner protein 5 (The sequence of the model RefSeq protein was modified relative to this genomic sequence to represent the inferred CDS: inserted 2 bases in 2 codons) → MQSSKTFMRHLPITPGYSGFVPYLSCQGTSSEDNMSHCLKIFQENTQRNKDQLEELRCSVATAPXLKPVCSEETVLWTLHQYYRQYHPLSRECKYIKKPLQEPPIPGWXYLPRARVTELGCATWYTVMARNCYRDFLDIVDQAKRAHLKPYEE, encoded by the exons atgCAGTCTTCCAAGACCTTCATGAGACACCTGCCAATCACACCAGGCTACAGTG GCTTCGTGCCCTACCTTAGCTGCCAGGGCACCTCCAGTGAGGACAACATGTCCCACTGTCTGAAAATCttccaggagaacacacagcggaATAAAGACCAGCTGGAGGAATTACGCTGCTCAGTGGCCACTGCCC AACTAAAGCCCGTCTGCTCAGAGGAGACGGTCCTGTGGACCCTGCACCAGTATTACCGGCAGTACCACCCCTTGAGTCGGG AATGCAAGTACATAAAGAAACCTCTTCAGGAGCCCCCCATCCCCGGCT GCTACCTGCCGAGAGCCAGGGTCACTGAATTAGGCTGTGCCACGTGGTACACCGTCATGGCCAGAAACTGCTACAGGGACTTCCTGGACATCGTGGACCAGGCCAAGAGAGCACACCTGAAACCATATGAGGAGTAA